Below is a window of Prosthecochloris sp. GSB1 DNA.
ACTTCCGACAACCGCTTGCCTGTATCGAGTTCGACGCCCTTCGCGACGTTGACGATGATGACACCGGGAAGCGGAACGTCGCGGAACGAGAGCAGGGTTTCGCGCAGCGCCTGCGAAGGCACCGCAGTGACGATCATGCCCGCCGGACTGACCGCGGCGGCTATATCGTCGGAGAGAGAGAGGTTTTCGGGAAACGGCACCCCCGGAAGGTAGCGTTCGTTTTTCCGGGCGCTGTCGAGTTCCCTGGCGAATTCGGGGCGGTGAGCCCAGAGCGTGACGGGGTATCCCTTTTCAGCCAGCAGCACCGCGAGGGTCGTTCCCCAGCTTCCCGCGCCCAGAACCGTAACATTCATCATACATGCACGGGCGCCATCAGGCGTGGCCGCCGAGCTTCACCCTGTTTTCGTTCCCGGAAAGCAGACGACGGATATTGGCGCGATGCGTGAACAAAATGGCCAACGCCACGATAAAACCGAAAATGAGGAGATGGTAGTCCAGACTGTCGTGAATGAACACGTTGGTGTTGAAAAGCCGGACATAGTAATCGAGCCCTTCGCCGAGATCGAAGAAATATTTCCTGATCGCGATGATGAGCGGAAAGGCAAGCGCCGCAAGCATGGACGCCACCGAAACGTAACGCGACAGCAGAATGGTCAACAGGAATATCGCGAGTACGATCAGCGTCGTCACCGGCGCGATGCCGAACATCATTCCCGCGGCGGTGCTGACGCCCTTGCCGCCTCTGAAACCCGCGAAAACGGTGAACACGTGACCGAAGACGGCGCTCAATCCGGCGAGCAGCCGCAATGCGATCGGATTGATATCGGGAAGCGCCCCTGGAGGATAGGCCTCGAAGAGCACCACGACGGATATCGCGCCGATTGCGCCCTTGAGGATATCGAGCACCGTAACGGCAAGACCGGCTTTCCAGCCCAGCACGCGAAAGGCATTGGTGCCGCCGGCGTTTCCGCTGCCATAGTCGCGAATATCGATTCCCTTGAGCAGTTTCCCCGCAATGATGCTCGTAGGTATGGAGCCAACGAGATAACTCACCGCCAGAATGAGGATCAGTGTAAACATACAACCCCAGGTTTGTTGAACGAATCTTGCTACGAAGCCGTAACCTGACCTATAATGTAAGCATTTTCACCGTTTGCCTTCAAATGCTCCATGAAACGGCCGGCCTCTCCGGACGCGACGACCATGACGAGGCCGAGACCGAGATTGAAGGTTCT
It encodes the following:
- the plsY gene encoding glycerol-3-phosphate 1-O-acyltransferase PlsY, coding for MFTLILILAVSYLVGSIPTSIIAGKLLKGIDIRDYGSGNAGGTNAFRVLGWKAGLAVTVLDILKGAIGAISVVVLFEAYPPGALPDINPIALRLLAGLSAVFGHVFTVFAGFRGGKGVSTAAGMMFGIAPVTTLIVLAIFLLTILLSRYVSVASMLAALAFPLIIAIRKYFFDLGEGLDYYVRLFNTNVFIHDSLDYHLLIFGFIVALAILFTHRANIRRLLSGNENRVKLGGHA